In Cydia amplana chromosome 5, ilCydAmpl1.1, whole genome shotgun sequence, the genomic window agtataagcaaacgctgcagattgcttgagtatgaaaatgacttcgatattaagtagaatttcgtaggaattgacacttgtttccgcgagaaaattgagtttgtttttcttcgattttctctttctcaaaggtatttaggaaaaatgtcaaaagtaattcctaatgtacagggtattagtaatacaaaatagccagctttaccggagtaaacttctcaacatgtacaaatacgagctcacaatttagtgcttcacgtggtttttcggaaacaaccatcagaaaaaaaatcattactaatttaataagccatttttccaatatttaaaaagtaattcctaaagataagaagacgcttttaccgtaacaagtactcattgtttctaataatgaccctaaagtactgaatgtcatcgaggaatatcaccaattttgcattattttgacttttcttgttggagcgctcttaacatgcacgccgcacgccccgccccgctgcacgcccaactcgagcgtccactcaggccttacacttagaaatGGCGAGCTGCAAAATGAATAGATTCTATTCATAAAGTGTATGCAGTTTTGCAGCCATTGGATTTTGTACCAGGTCCGGTTGCATCACTCATAATAGACGGACATACTAAGTTAGCGTAAATCAGGAaagaatttatttatgtattattactgtcaaatttacaaacgGTCTCACGTATGTACTCCAATATAGTGGttgcttagcgccacttgcaccatcccaataacccggggttaaccggttaaaccgttaatccagtgtcaaatggtactggtaaccatggtaacttcaggtttaaccggttaacactggattagtgggatggtgccagtggcgctaaataagtttttggcgaaAATTAGATTTTTCGGTACAAGTTTGTATCGCTAACTGCACTTGTTGTTTCGATAGTTTCTGCTGGTTAAGACTATTCTCACGAGCCCAAACTAAATGAGGTTGCGTTGACATTACAAAGTTCCTATATACCTTTGAGCTCAATCATTTGATCGTGATATTGTCGTCCGGCTGATTTAAGTATGCTGAATTTCAGCACAGTAATCGGATGCCAACAAGTGGTCGAAAAATGACTTAAAAAATTTCTTTACTCTTTCTATGTTGTAATGGTGCGTCCAGACAGGCAGGGATTCGGCGAATATTCGCGACGGCATCTCTTTAATTTTCCTTGGGTCCCTACCCGAATCGCCGAGTCTCGATATGTAGGGCCGCACAATAAGATAAGGGGAGCAGTAAAGCgggccactcacacacctgccgcaggggcaataTTGGAATTGGACCCTTAATTGCCTCCTTAATTGTGATGTGTGTAGAGAAGCAGGGGCAATTTTTAGATTGGGCCTGCAGCAGGGCGGCAGGGGCGCAAGACCTTAGCTCCCTAGATTGTATCTACCGCCCTGCTAGGTTATTACACGTGTAGTACGATTGGGGCAATTCCAGTCAGTTCATTGGCGACTACCGAGTGCTTTGATAACACAGGAGCCATTCTCGTCGACGTGCGTTCAGCGGGACTATCACTTACACACTGAGTGGCAGGCTAGTGTGTAGAAAACAGCCTAAAATTGCTCCGACCGCCGTGCGACCGGTATtgccgggttattcccactagttaccaccaagttgttaccagtggtaactactgggaattttttcccatcttttaccactggtaactactgggaaaaattattcccagtagttaccaccaaaattttgttttcccatcttttaccactggtaactactgggaaaaattattcccagtagttaccaccaaaattttgttagagttaaatactaataaaaacagtataaaatagtatagtataaatatagagtgatattgaattaccgaataaaataacttgaaaaataatctaaatggattattaaatttatccttgcatatattatagtttttgtactagtaacAGTTAAActgattcaatatttttttcatcacttttaaggcagtttactaaaacactaatcaacttaataattatttattaaatcactctttatttatattatactatttatactgtttttattagtatttaactctaacaaaattttggtggtaactactgggaataaaaattccccctagttaccaccaaaccgagttggtggtaactactgggaattatttttcccagtagttaccagtggtaaaaggtgggaaaaaaattcccagtagttaccactggtaagaacttggtggtaactagtgggaataacccgtattgcccctgcggcaggtgtgtgagtggcccGCTTAATGTGGAGGGAAGGTGAGAGTACATACCGGCCATGCCGCCGCTGTCGTCGTCCATGTCGTGTCCGTGGTCGTAGCGCGCGCGCTTCTTGGGGTCGCTGAGCACGCCGTAGGCCTCGCCCACCTCCTTGAAGCGGCGCTCCTGCTCGCGCCGCTCGCCCTCCGGCGCGCCCGAGTGCCGGTCCGGGTGGTGCACCAGGGCGCGCTTCCTGGATACCAGTACACAACATTAACATGCCTATATTATACTCTTGAAATGTATTTATTCAACATATATGTTTGCAATTTGACATCTTACAAATAGACACTATAgttatagagaaataagtaagacaagagtgctcactccatacatcagttcagactattaatttcagtgtctacatctagcatcgagtagcggaactatcagtagatgtcgcaccgaccggaaagtcttatctcaacagcataagactttccggtcggtgctacatctattgtcaagtagcagtactgatagttccgctactcgatactagatgctaatagtctttttagtactaaaactgatgtatggagtgagcactctatgtatttttttctctatgctatagttcgtttttttagggttccgtacccaaagggtaaaaacgggaccctattactaagactccgctgtccgtccgtccgtccgtctgtcaccaggctgtatctcacgaaccgtgatagctagacagttgaaattttcacagatgatgtatttctgttgacgctataacaacaaatacaaaaaacagaataaaataaagatttaagtggggctcccatactacaaacgtgatttttgaccgaagttaagcaacgtcgggcggggtcagaacttggatgggtgaccgttgttttgcttgttttgctctattttttgttgatggtgcggaaccctccgtgcgcgagtccgactcgcacttggccggttttttatataaatttacgcaatattttaatttataaaaattacattcggTTTAAGACGAAATgtcagaaaatttaaaaaaatccaaaatttgatgatttttagtatgtgattttggatgtttttttttggagtttgttattattttatatttaaaaactctatcataggtgtatcacaaatagtgtacctttctgatgatagtaggATTTATCTTATATCTCTTACTGaaagttatatatttacataaatatgattcagcctatgcaacttctaacattgatttcgcagtgaaaatcgatgttatattttttttaccatttttcccataatcagcaaacaattacgtaacacatatattaatttcgggcaaaaagaaaaaatcatgcatttaagggttaacatGCCTACATACCCTTGAAATgtatttattcaaaatatatgttTGCAATTTGACATCTTACAAATAGACACAGAATGATCAAATAAAATCTTATCATTACCTACATTTGTGCTATTTTATAGCAGATTCGTTTCGCATCGCGTTTGTGTCGACGGCGCGTTAAAAAAACGAGGTGTGCATAGGCCCTTATACCaagtcaaattatttgcacataTAATTTACATTATGGCCCTAAACATTCCATACCTGTAAGCCTTCTTAATATCATCTTCAGATGCACATTTCTCGACCCCAAGTATCTTATAATAGTCTTTGCGTTTCGACTTCTTAAGAGCAAGCTTGGCCTCTTggagtaatattttattttctttgctTTTATCGATCTTGTATAGTCTCTCATAGTCCTTGACTGCCTCCTCGTACTCTCCTAGTTCTGTGTAGCACTTGGCTCGACGGAGAAGGGCCTTCACATAGTTTTCATCTAATTCAAGAGCAGCGGTGCAAGCCTCAGCGGCTTCCTTGATTTGGTTGAGTTTGGCGCACACCGTGGCCTTGTTGAAATAGAGCTTGGCATTGACTGCTCTGTTGTTTTTGTCGATGGTGAGGGCTTCGTTGTACAGGGTTAGGGCTTGCTGCCAGCGGCCCATCTTGAACGCCTCatttcctgaaaaaaaaaagggaTATAGAAATAACAGTGCCATCTATTACAATGCTTGCAGTTTTTTGGCACTcgattttttatgaaaattaacaGTGCGCATTTTCAcgtgtaatataataaattaattaacatctgcatggttcctaaccttttcagtccggtcacccctatgactaactagggaacctgattttacccctcctcccaatggtaataaaaaataaaacgtgtaaaaGTAAACGTttttacgtttgttgtattgttatattaggttagctagcagttacccccgtaaaataccagttttacccctagGTTAGGAACCCAGTGGTTGTAACCCATCTACTGTAACAAAGCCATTGAGGTCgcatttccttacacattttgTTACGATGCTGAACTTGATTTCTGTACATACCgataataatttatattctaactgtacataataatataaagaaTGAAGCAAGAGTCATTGCGGCACAGAAAAGTGTTTTAGCTTAGAAGTCAAAACatgtatttaaataatgtaCAACTGCTACCCGGCGGATAGAGATAATACCGGTGAATGTATTGCGTCTGAGGGTTGTATTCCACCTGTTCAGTTTCTTTGTCCAACGTCATTGCGTCTCACactctcactaagcaaaatgtgagatgcaatacacattggacagatggaataccaccctgaAACATGAACTGacaaaatataatacaatattaatgttattacctTCCTCCTTCTTTTGCTTGAGAAGCTTAGCTTTCTTATAAGTTTCCATTGCTTTCTTGTGATCTGGTGCAAGACGCAACACTTGTTGGAAATGCTTAAATGCCTGGTCATCCTTgtcctaaaataataagcatgggttataagataagataatatttattcatttaaaacttatgctaatttgattgatacaatggtaattatccATGGGTTATGAATTGTGTCTTGATGTTTTTCCAACCCCTAGCCATATTTTGTGACTTTGTGAGGAACTTTACTATGGATCCAACATCCAACCCCAATCGCGAAAATAAAATTGGCTGTTCCATAAATTTTGGCTGATCTGGAATTCTGGATCAGCTTAGTGAAAAATTACTAATAGTAttagcttgtattttattatgcaataggccccagaTGTCGATGTTTTATATGGAAAGGTCGAAAATATTTTTGCTATTTCGGGGTTTGTCACATAGTAAAAGTTTCTcagcagtggcgtagctaggcgtgggcgaagtgggccgtcgtccacggcctcgcgccccaagaggggcctcgcgcgaggccccttcgggcacagtgaaagaaatgggcctcgcagatgcgatttcgcccacggctagattagttcacgctacgccactgtttctcagtatgacctatagaTTTATCTCGCAATATTTAGCTAAGGGTTGGAAAAACATCCAGAATATACATAAAACATATATGTAATTATACTTAATCTatctatgtatgtaatgtatgtgaTTGATACAAACCTCAAAATAAAGGCAGAGACCACGCACAAATATGGCCTCTGCGTCCAAACTGTCATGTCTGATCATGTCATTAGCAATTTCTTGTGCTTCCTGGCAGCGTCCAATCATAGCCAAGCATTCTGCTTTGGTCAATTTCGCCCTGGAATAATAACATGATCGCTATACATAAATTCGTTCATTAACTATACTCTTGTCACTAATTTCGTGATAACTTGCGAAGGTAGGGATGTCTCGTCATAAATAAGCAAATATGAGAATtactaaatatacttggtcaagcagatcttgtcagtagaaaaaggcggcaaatttgaaaaatgtaggcgcgaagggatatcgtcccatagaaaatctgaatttcgcgcctttttttactgacaagatttgcttgaccatctatatatccGCATAATTTTACATTGAATGATTACAAAGGATTCCTCCTTCTCTCGGAAAAAACTAGTGGAggtatttttattcaaatattcAGCATAATTGAAAAATTTGAGTTTAAGTAAAACCTTATGGTTTTCAAAGTCAGAATAAACTTGTTAAGAACCTTGCGTGCAATCGCGATTTTGATAGGATCGCCTCACGTCGAGTAGGTGCTATAATAACTGCTATCATTTGTGGTGAGACACTTATCAACACAGCTCCGTACATTTGGTTTAATTATAATGGTGGGGTAGGTATTTAGACAGCCTTACATGGGCAATTAACCGAAAGTAACTGCAATTCCTACTTCTGAGTAGGCTTATCACGAGTGCACCACGCGCGCGAAATAGACTACATGTCTTTCTTCAATTGTACTAATTAGAAAGGGACAGGCAGTCATTGTGGTGCTAAGCCTACAGAAAGTAAACTAAGTTTTTTTGGTCCTAATGATGGTTCTCTCACATCATCATTTTTGCCAAAATGCTAACGAAATAATTaggaaattatattttgtttgatatcttactaAAATCATATCAACTTAGAAGTCAACAGGTGGTATAATAACAAGACAGACAGGTCAACtgaaatacaatacataaaagTTGAAACTACATACCGTAGGGTCGAGGTACTTTAGCTCCCCAAGGTTACTTTGTTCACCCATGAAAAcctattttattgaattgataAATGATTAAAAACGGCATTATGtgactaatatatttttatggaaGCGTCTAGTCATCTAGTGTCGTTTTCaagaatatattatttcaataaatggGTTTTCATGGGTGGACAAAGTAACCTTGTAAGGGCTAAAGTACCCCAACCTTACGGTAGTTAAAATCtgcaaataattacttagagCTGGACGGACTGTAGTCGAGGCAGCGGTCCATGCAGAACACAGCACGGCGGTAGTCCTCAGCCTCCATGGCACGCTGGGCATCCTCATGCAGCCTGCGCAGAGACTCCAGCGCGCGGCGCTCGCTCGTTGCGCAGTCTGCGCCGCCCAGCTCCATCGCTCTGCGTACGGCTTGCTCTCCGCCAGAGATGTCCCCTGTAAATACatgatgcaaaaaaaaaaaatatgcaggcatagaaaaatatagtaacacaagagtgctcactccatacattagttcagactattaatttcagtgtctacatctagcatcgagtagcggaattatcagtactgctacttgacaatagatgtagcaccgaccggaaagtcttatctcaacagcataagactttccggtcggtgctacatctattgtcaagtagcagtactgatatttCCGctgctcgatgctagatgctaatagtctttttggtactaaaactgatgtatggagtgagcactctatgatGCAGGAAAGAAACAGTGATGTTGTAAccaaagtaaaaatattttaagttaacATAATTAAGTCTAACAATTAAATAAGGTAAAGTCAAAATGATGTTCCAGGTTTAGAAGTATGTTATACCTctatattgcacaaaatatattgtGACACCATAAGAATTGTGAAAAAGAATAACTTTAAGCTGTTTTTTCCTGTTACTTTCAATATCTGGATctggacttctggccgaagggcgtggtgtttcggcggttccgtgggaatctgccaaatcctacaccggaacatgcgaccagggatcggaaccggttttttgcaaaaacttagaaataaccatatttttcgaattattttatgctcgaaatgtaggactcagttgtgtttttaggttacgacttcgtattattagattgcccaattagaaatgaagtaattagcgaagaacgaaaaaataccgtttccgttcccatacaaaaaataccggtatccaaTCCCTGCATGCAACACACCAGAAAACCACagtgtcgccgaaataatttttagcttataagatttttattattgtatgtatgttagtttgtaaggtatgtatctatgggccttagttgccagactataaatgatatttgatttgatttgaatattctggaaaatatataaatctaatacacataataatatatttcttcTTACCAAGAGCAATGCAGCATTTTGCAATTCTGATGTATCCCTTGGTGAATGTTGGATCCAGCGCAACAGATTTCTGCGCATCATCCAGGGCCTTCTTGTACATGCCCAGCATCATGTAGCAAGCAGATCTGTTGCCGTAGTAAGAGGCATTCTCCGGGCATAGCTGGATGGCCTCATCGTACATTACAAGAGCACCcttgtaatttttaaatttgtacaAGTGGTTGCCACTCTCTTTCTTCTCCTCAGCCAGACTGAAATATGACAAGATTTTCAATTAACGTTTCATATtcaatatctgggcgaccgagctttgctcggaaaacatacaaaaactcaaaaatgcgcattaAAGAGATAaaaagctagatcgatttttcgccccccaaaacccccatattaatataatataataaataaataaacaaacaagaattgctcctttaaaggtataagatttgtaaacaaataatgaacaaGTGCAGTTAACTCTAGCTATTATAATAGTTAGAGTCAACTTCAGCTGTTGATCAATTACTATAATAGTAACACATTGCTATCAGCTTAAGAActtgtttatattttaacagAGAATTTGCTCCTTGTTGAAAAGTGGTCGACGGTATATTTTGATCTATGCAAGTAGGTCAAACGTCAAGGTACTATAGCTAGTTACTCCTACGTTATTGGCACGTTGCAGTCTAATTCATATGCTCATAAAAAATCTAGCTAAATAAAGAACACTAGCGCTCAGCAAACAATGCATTCTTTAATCAATACCAAATTCCGTACATTTTGGTTCACGAATTCTAGGTAACTTTTTTATGTATAGATAGCATTTACTTTTACCTTTCTGGACTTTTAGGAAGTAAATCATCAATTGTAAGGTCCGCATCCACTATTTCCGattctgccattttttataattttcggGAAATTTTTGATACAAAGGTCTCCTTTATTTTGACGACGGTTCCACAAAAGAAAGACCTAGGTCGGTGTGAGTGAATGTCACAAAATAGAGCGTAATATTTGTCtgtggttatttgagataaagcTCAATACACACGGTATCCAGACCAACTTGGTTAGACCGTCCGTCCGTTTCGAACGATACCTAGCGCTTAACTCGTGTGAAATAGGTTTTTCAGGTCGTTTCACTAGTCCTACTTTGGTCCTACTACTGTCtctacttaaaaaaaagtaaaccaAGCCAAACGTCAAATCGTCAAATCAAGCAGAATTTGTCAATCGTTGATAGGTATCGCATGGGTATCGCATATCGTGTAcctaatttatataaatttataacaaaaagGATGTTACTTCTATGACGATTTCTATCTTAAAATCTGTATAATAATAAGCGTAATATAATGGAAGAAGAAGTTTCATCTTTTAGCGATACAATGAAACTCAACGGCGAGATCGAATGGCAACCGCTTGCTCTTACTTTGGTTGAGTATCCAAAaggtatgtattattttattactacaatAAATTTCGTCGTCATATAAAACAGTCCATAAACATAATATCTGTAGAAGAGTGATACTAAATGTTTAAATACAATGCAAGCCAGTAAATGGTGCTAGTTCATGCGTGAAAGTTGCACTGATTTTGCTTACCCGGTgacaataaaactattttaacaGCTCCTTTAACGATCGGAGGAGAATCACGTATTTCGTTTGATTATTTCCAGGTGATTGGATAGGGAAATTCTTTGCCTTTATTAGCCTGTCGCCTTTTGGAATTGGCGCCGGATTCGTCACGCTAGTTTTATTTCGACGAGATCTTCATACCGTAAGTTGTACATTAATTTTTCTCCACAGAGAAATATCCCATTGTTTCATAGTGTATCATTTTATGCAGAACATTCTGGTTTGCTTTCTGGAGAACATACATAGTAAATTTTTGGATTACTGTACTGTATATtacggtacacggcgggaagaagttgagaactcgagatattttagtGTACGGaccgtacacggcgggaagaagttgataactcgcggaaaaaaatggaagaaattttaaccttatgtaatttaatttaaagttctaatttctttaataaaatatctcgagttatcaacttcttcccgccatgtacatttaatatgtatatgcaaaCAGACACATGTAGTTTCACataagatataattatatattttgtttcagATTGCCTTCTTTGTAGGCACACTGGTCAATGAagtattaaacataatattaaagcACGTAATATGTGAAGCAAGACCTCTAGCGCGAGGGCATCTGTACAATGAGTATGGAATGCCATCGTCTCACGCTCAATTTGTTTGGTTCTTCAGTATTTACGTACTGTACTTTGTTGCTATAAGGTAAGTTCATTGGTACTGGTActctaaaacaaattaaattacttcctatgaaaatattttactttgtgttatttcaagtagCTCTGCTGCTATCAGCAGAAAGAGTAATAATGACGGGCAAAGTTGAAGGCTCGAGACTTCAGGCCCCTCCCCCTACTAGATGGTGTTCTCAAATTACGGcacctatgcaattaaaactgcaggaggccatgcgcttggcgggaaatagaaccctatggaggaacctggtctccaacagaaggacatgatgtcacgatcctcagtattgagggaccgactgaagaagaagaacaaattattttttccaCTATCATAACAAAAATTTTCTTATTCAGATGCTTGTCTCTAGCTGCACAGAGGTTGAAGAAAAAAGATTTCAATTCCTTtgttttgacaaatcaaaattgtgTTCTTAATAGCATGTTTGGATCCCTGTGTGGCTAGAggctattattataaaatattttatcacattatttatactgggtcaagcagatcttgtcagtagaaaaaggcggcaaatttgaaaaatgtaggcacgaagggatatcgtcccatagaaaatttgaatttcgcgcctttttctactgacaagatttgcttgaccatctataatataGATAAAATAGATTCTATATGTAAAAGTGGTATCACCTGTTCTGTAAATGTTTCACAACATGCATTTGGAATCacaatttatttatgttttttcagATT contains:
- the LOC134648077 gene encoding dnaJ homolog subfamily C member 7, whose protein sequence is MAESEIVDADLTIDDLLPKSPESLAEEKKESGNHLYKFKNYKGALVMYDEAIQLCPENASYYGNRSACYMMLGMYKKALDDAQKSVALDPTFTKGYIRIAKCCIALGDISGGEQAVRRAMELGGADCATSERRALESLRRLHEDAQRAMEAEDYRRAVFCMDRCLDYSPSSSKAKLTKAECLAMIGRCQEAQEIANDMIRHDSLDAEAIFVRGLCLYFEDKDDQAFKHFQQVLRLAPDHKKAMETYKKAKLLKQKKEEGNEAFKMGRWQQALTLYNEALTIDKNNRAVNAKLYFNKATVCAKLNQIKEAAEACTAALELDENYVKALLRRAKCYTELGEYEEAVKDYERLYKIDKSKENKILLQEAKLALKKSKRKDYYKILGVEKCASEDDIKKAYRKRALVHHPDRHSGAPEGERREQERRFKEVGEAYGVLSDPKKRARYDHGHDMDDDSGGMADIDPNVVFQTFFNRGGQHFDFQSGGGFPGSAFSFQFG
- the LOC134648500 gene encoding dolichyldiphosphatase 1-like, with the protein product MEEEVSSFSDTMKLNGEIEWQPLALTLVEYPKGDWIGKFFAFISLSPFGIGAGFVTLVLFRRDLHTIAFFVGTLVNEVLNIILKHVICEARPLARGHLYNEYGMPSSHAQFVWFFSIYVLYFVAIRLHHINNNSIISALWKGIIVCGCLSLAVLVSVGRVYLHYHTSSQVTVGALVGFLFATIWFALVHRVLTPLFPHLVTLKVCEMLMIRDTTLIPNVMWFEYTTTRQEARARGRKMAALKPAQ